The genomic stretch AGAGGAAAACGAGGCAGTTGTTCAGGCCGAGCAAGCTAGGCCGAGCACCTCGCTTTCCCAGATTGAGAAGGAAATGGAGCGCCCACAGGAGGAAATCAAACCAACCTATCGCCAAACCAAAGTCATAAATATTAACCAGGAATACCTTCGGAAAAACAAAATCGTATCGCTTTTCTACCAGGATGAAACAGCCGATCAAATTCGTATCCTCAGATCTCAGGTCTTGGAAAAACTGAAGGAGTCCGGAGGAAACAGCATTCTGATTTCCAGCCCGAACGCTGGTGAAGGTAAGACGATTCTGGCAATAAATCTCGCATTTAGTATTGCCCAGGAAGTAAGCCGAACCACCCTTCTGGTGGACGCTGACCTGAGAAAGCCCTTTATACACCGTTACCTGGGATTCGAGGCTGAGCAGGGACTATCTCAGTACTTATTAGGAGAGGCGGAGCTGCCCGACTTATTGATTAATCCAGGCATAGAAAAACTTACCATACTCCCCGGAGGCAAACCGTTACCAAGCTCCACTGAGCTTCTCGGAGCCCCGCGAATGCAGTCGCTTGTTAAGGAGCTGAAAGGACGCTATAGCGACCGCTATATCATCTATGACACCACGTCGCTCTTGACCCGTGCCGACCCGATTGTATTTTCACATCATATTGATGGTATTATACTGATCGTCGAAGCTGAGAGAACTTCAAATAAGGACCTTCAGCGGACAATGGAACTCTTAAAAGACAGACCGATCGTGGGGACATTATTCAATAAGGCAAGGGACGTCGGGCTTTAGCTCATGTACGAATCTTTTTACGGCTTCAAAGAAAAACCTTTTAACCTGCTGCCTGACCCGGAGTATCTTTACATGAGTCCGGGCCATGAGAATGCATACACCCATCTTGAGTATGCCATAAAGGAAAACAAAGGCTTCGTGGTCATCACCGGTGAAATCGGGTCAGGGAAAACCACCCTCATCAACTACCTCTTAAAAAAAATCCCTCAAGATATTCAGGTTGGAATCATAAATAACGCTGATGTGACTCCATTGCAGTTCATCAAGATGATCTGTCAGGAGCTTGAGCTCGAAGTACACGGTATGGATAAAGCAGAGATGCTCGATCGTTTCAATCGCTTTCTGCTTGAGCAGTTTTCCAAGAGAAATCGAGTTGTACTGATAATTGACGAGGCCCAGAACCTGCCCAGCAAAACGATCGAAGAAATACGGATGCTTTCCAATTTAGAAACAGAAAAAAATCACCTGATCCAAATTATACTCGTCGGGCAGCCCGAGTTGAGATACAAGCTTCAGACTCGGGGGCTGGCTCAGTTCGCCCAACGGGTTACTGTTCATTGTCATCTTGACGGCTTGGGTCAAGGCGATGTGAAGAAATATATCTCTCATCGTCTACAGGTTGCTGGGGCTAAGAACCTGAACATTTTCGATAAAGGAGCAATTGAAGCTATTTATCAATATTCCCATGGCGTTCCGCGCATCATCAATACTCTCTGTGATACGGCGTTGGTCTATGGTTATGCGGATGACCTTAAAGCCATTGATAAAAAAATCATTGAGAATGTTTTTGAGACAAGAGAAATCGGTGGAATCTTCTTTGAGGACAAGGAGACTGAACAGCCTTCGATCCCATCCCCTATTTCTGATAATGGTGCGCTAAAGCAATTGAACAGCCGACTTCAGTCCATGGAAAAAAGAGTGCTTCAGCTTGAAAATGTCGTCGCCGGTATGGAGCAGCAGTTTAATCTGGTGCTCAATAGCAAAGAAAAGAAAGATGATCTTGCTATTGAACTTTTTAAAATGCTTAAGCAGAGTATGGCCAGCCGAGGAAAGCTAACCGCGAAATATGTCCAATTAAAACTGGAGATGGAAAGGAATAAGGGGGGAGCTATTGAGGTTAAAAGAAAACCCAAGCCCTCGCTTTTTTCTCGCCAGAAACCCAAGGAGGTAAGAAAGGAATAAGGGCTGGCACTTTCGGCTTGATAGATCGAGCCTCACCAAGGCTTTCATGTATAGGATTTTACTTGCTTTTTGGACCGAAAGAATATATATTAAAAAACGATGTTTCATCTGGGGGAGTAACAATTTCTTCTTTTCTAAAATCAGGTTTTAAGTATTACAATCAGGTTCAATACTGAAAACTAATTTTTTTCCTGGTTGATTTTACATTTATGTTAAGATATCCTAGTTGTAACTTGATTGCGGTTAGTCTCTCGACCGCTAAGCCCGGTTATAAGATCTTTGTTTCATTTCCGTGGGAAAGGATGTTACCATTTTCCTGTTTTTCATTTGAATCGTGAGTTACTGGATTTCTAAAAAAAAATGAGCCAAAGCTTGACAAAATTACCGGATAACACCATTTGCGTGGTTGGACCGCGAAAAAGTCAGAATGAATTAATGAGGTCCTTCTTGGAACGGGAGATTGGGACAAAGTGTCAGGCTGGCGGTGACGGTTACCAAACCCCCCGCAACCTTAATAAAGATATGACCCATCCAAGGCTTATCCTTTGGGATTGTCAAGGAAAAGATGAGGATGAATGTCTATATGATTTTGACTCTAATTACAAGGATGAGTCGTCTCAGGACCTGATAGCCTTTATTAACGTCCAGGCCGACCTGGCGATCGAAGAAGAAGCGGTAGCCAGAGGAGTTCGGGGTCTCTTTTACGAGCCGGAGGTCTTGGATTTCCTTCCTAAAGGTATTCGAGCTATTTTTAAGGGTGAATTGTGGCTGTCCAGGCAGGTGATGAGCCAGTATATTTTACGGAAACGATCATTTGTTTCAAATCATCCCAAGAAAGCCTCAAAAATACTTTCTCAAAGGGAGATTGAAATCCTAAGTTTAATCTGTATCGGGGCGACTAATGAAGAGATTGCACAGGAACTTACTATCAGCCCCCATACAGTTAAAAGTCATATCTATAATATTTTTAGTAAAATTAACGTTCCAAACCGTCTTCAAGCAGCTCTTTGGGCAGGTAAGAATTTATAATAATTGTTCTATTACTTAAATTGAAAGCTCCCAGGATACGGACTCAGGTCCTGGGTTAATCTAGGCAGACTCTATCGTGTCAAATGTGCCGAATTATCAAATTCTCGATATAATAAGGAAACGAATAGTAAGGAAAAGTTATTATTCACTCCTTTTTTTAATACTTTTTTCTTATCTTTTAATAAATAAATCAGGGAAAATCATACTTTATTCGTATTGCACTTTTAGTGAAAACTATTTAGCGTTAATGGTGGGATGAGCTGTTTATGAGAGAAGCAAGGCGCCTAGAAAGATTTGATCTTGAACTCCCGGCCACGCTTAAAGTGGTCAATGATGAAGAGGAAGAAAAGAAGATTCTGAATCTTCTGACTAGTAACATCTGCGCTGGTGGCGCATATTTTTATACTAAACAGCCGCTTACCGTGGGGACCGAAGTAAAACTGGACCTTGTCCTCACAATCGAAGAATTAAAAAAATTGAAAGGAAAACAGGCCTACATTAAAGTAAGTGGGAAAGTAATTAGAGCCGAATCAAATGGAATGGCCATCTGTTTTAATGACGACTACTCTCTTAGATCCCTCTGATAATATCATCAAAGTTAGCCCACTAAATTTTTTATCCTATGTAAATTCTATTTCTTCACGCGGCAGTAGTAATTGGCATATCAAGTCAGGACCATGGGATTCATCCCCGCGAAACGCCGGTATAACACGCCTCAGAAATATTCCTGCCTTTGATACTTGCGCCGGCCTTGTTTTAGAAATAATTGTGCTGCAGA from Deltaproteobacteria bacterium encodes the following:
- a CDS encoding capsular biosynthesis protein, coding for MSKLKKALEKAKETRGEENEAVVQAEQARPSTSLSQIEKEMERPQEEIKPTYRQTKVININQEYLRKNKIVSLFYQDETADQIRILRSQVLEKLKESGGNSILISSPNAGEGKTILAINLAFSIAQEVSRTTLLVDADLRKPFIHRYLGFEAEQGLSQYLLGEAELPDLLINPGIEKLTILPGGKPLPSSTELLGAPRMQSLVKELKGRYSDRYIIYDTTSLLTRADPIVFSHHIDGIILIVEAERTSNKDLQRTMELLKDRPIVGTLFNKARDVGL
- a CDS encoding AAA family ATPase, producing MYESFYGFKEKPFNLLPDPEYLYMSPGHENAYTHLEYAIKENKGFVVITGEIGSGKTTLINYLLKKIPQDIQVGIINNADVTPLQFIKMICQELELEVHGMDKAEMLDRFNRFLLEQFSKRNRVVLIIDEAQNLPSKTIEEIRMLSNLETEKNHLIQIILVGQPELRYKLQTRGLAQFAQRVTVHCHLDGLGQGDVKKYISHRLQVAGAKNLNIFDKGAIEAIYQYSHGVPRIINTLCDTALVYGYADDLKAIDKKIIENVFETREIGGIFFEDKETEQPSIPSPISDNGALKQLNSRLQSMEKRVLQLENVVAGMEQQFNLVLNSKEKKDDLAIELFKMLKQSMASRGKLTAKYVQLKLEMERNKGGAIEVKRKPKPSLFSRQKPKEVRKE
- a CDS encoding response regulator transcription factor — translated: MEREIGTKCQAGGDGYQTPRNLNKDMTHPRLILWDCQGKDEDECLYDFDSNYKDESSQDLIAFINVQADLAIEEEAVARGVRGLFYEPEVLDFLPKGIRAIFKGELWLSRQVMSQYILRKRSFVSNHPKKASKILSQREIEILSLICIGATNEEIAQELTISPHTVKSHIYNIFSKINVPNRLQAALWAGKNL